A single window of Streptomyces xanthii DNA harbors:
- a CDS encoding helix-turn-helix domain-containing protein: MGLNDEVGRRLRELRRGDGLTLSELARRSGVGKGTLSELESGLRNPTLETLYALTTALGRPLSAVLDDPPPGVTAAAGGVSGSAVTAVLLERYEDADAATDVFRVTIADGAVQESAAHVPHTTESLMVLSGTAVVGLPDAPQTAGPGGHATWSADVPHLYGAPHGEVQGVLFVRYPKSPPAGREA; this comes from the coding sequence ATGGGGCTGAACGACGAGGTGGGGCGCCGGCTCAGGGAGCTGCGCCGGGGCGACGGCCTCACGCTGTCCGAACTGGCCCGCCGCTCCGGCGTCGGCAAGGGCACCCTCTCGGAGCTGGAGAGCGGCCTGCGCAATCCGACCCTGGAGACCCTCTACGCGCTGACCACCGCACTGGGCCGCCCGCTCAGCGCCGTGCTCGACGACCCGCCGCCCGGCGTCACGGCCGCGGCCGGGGGAGTGTCGGGCAGCGCCGTCACGGCGGTCCTGCTCGAACGGTACGAGGACGCCGACGCCGCCACCGACGTCTTCCGGGTCACCATCGCCGACGGAGCCGTACAGGAATCGGCCGCCCACGTCCCGCACACCACCGAGAGCCTGATGGTGCTCTCCGGCACCGCCGTCGTGGGTCTGCCCGACGCCCCGCAGACCGCGGGTCCCGGCGGTCACGCCACCTGGAGTGCCGACGTCCCGCACCTGTACGGCGCGCCGCACGGCGAGGTCCAGGGCGTCCTCTTCGTCCGCTACCCGAAGAGCCCGCCGGCCGGGCGAGAGGCCTGA
- a CDS encoding LolA-like protein, giving the protein MAGQSSSRPRAWRTAARVPVGAAFVCASVFAAAGPALADDASDMSAQELADAAKKELTDAKSLHVKLTERTDERELRTPSSFDLRLDEDGNCTGSLTMGTGGADGGSLDLVKRGDEVWMKPDATFWKAQVPGGAGELAAQLFDGRYVHGTTDDPMLDGLSDVCDLDSFRGELENGSGGSGPDHLTKGDETTVRGTDVVPLTGREHGKDFTLYVASDEPHQLVRATVKGTDESVTMTLTDYGKPVPDETPSADQSVDISKLRDMAPDETPRAGA; this is encoded by the coding sequence ATGGCCGGACAGTCCTCGAGCAGGCCGCGCGCCTGGCGCACGGCGGCCAGGGTTCCGGTGGGCGCCGCCTTCGTCTGCGCGAGCGTGTTCGCCGCCGCGGGCCCCGCCCTCGCCGACGACGCCTCGGACATGTCGGCGCAGGAGCTGGCCGACGCGGCGAAGAAGGAACTCACGGACGCGAAGTCGCTGCACGTGAAGCTCACCGAGCGCACGGACGAGCGAGAGCTGCGCACGCCCTCGTCGTTCGATCTCCGTCTCGACGAGGACGGGAACTGCACGGGTTCGCTGACGATGGGCACGGGCGGCGCCGACGGCGGCAGCCTCGACCTGGTCAAGCGGGGCGACGAGGTCTGGATGAAGCCGGACGCGACGTTCTGGAAGGCGCAGGTGCCGGGCGGCGCGGGCGAGCTGGCGGCGCAGCTGTTCGACGGCCGGTACGTGCACGGGACGACGGACGACCCGATGCTCGACGGCCTGTCCGACGTGTGCGACCTGGACTCCTTCCGCGGCGAGCTGGAGAACGGCTCGGGCGGCTCCGGGCCGGACCACCTCACCAAGGGCGACGAGACGACGGTGCGCGGCACCGATGTCGTGCCGCTGACCGGACGCGAGCACGGCAAGGACTTCACCCTGTACGTGGCCTCGGACGAGCCGCACCAGCTCGTACGGGCGACGGTGAAGGGCACGGACGAGTCCGTCACGATGACGCTGACCGACTACGGCAAGCCGGTGCCGGACGAGACACCCTCGGCGGACCAGTCGGTCGACATCTCGAAGCTGCGCGACATGGCCCCGGACGAGACGCCGCGGGCCGGCGCCTGA
- a CDS encoding substrate-binding domain-containing protein produces the protein MGWLEITFTAAGLLLGVVSIITPFAADRRARRSRRIGFRKQMDIAIGHNGPAPAAGQADPPLLGLFNDLPEMRDATLVLLRIENDGSRHIEESDYLDSSPLYGLTAEFPGRTIRAQDVTLPGEHTNLMGYFEHQPGLHVAGPSTLRIPRVPLKPGAHYKILVLLNGGAEGDRVAVTGDLKDGSLHENHSLTPDEKPPAFSRQARWTTVVLGLALMAAAVLPLTLPAPLPDDCETGTLRLTGSTAFAPVLTELARKYEAHCGDEPRITVAAHGSRTGVRELALSGGKTQDGAAAVAFSDGPRPASYTQLSESRIAVSLFTLVTHDDVKLTNLSVADVRRLYRGEIGNWSELGGPDLPVVLVSRTSGSGTRSALTERVLGGRDEPPASSDDCVNRTVRDAPVLRCELDSTEQVLDTVARTPGALGYAELRAASPPDAPHGLHRLTLDGRAPNPDRLDTGGYPYREIEYAYTYGRPPADSLASSFLAYAVDNGTGKGVVATHGHLPCGTPVGLRVCGRAD, from the coding sequence ATGGGCTGGCTCGAGATCACTTTCACGGCCGCGGGCCTGCTGCTCGGCGTCGTCTCGATCATCACGCCGTTCGCCGCGGACCGCAGGGCGCGACGCAGCAGACGCATCGGCTTCCGCAAGCAGATGGACATCGCTATAGGGCACAACGGGCCCGCCCCGGCGGCCGGGCAGGCGGACCCGCCGCTGCTCGGGCTCTTCAACGACCTGCCCGAGATGCGGGACGCGACGCTCGTGCTGCTGCGCATCGAGAACGACGGTTCGCGGCACATCGAGGAGTCCGACTATCTCGACTCCTCACCGCTGTACGGGCTCACCGCCGAGTTCCCGGGGCGCACGATCCGTGCCCAGGACGTCACGCTGCCCGGCGAACACACCAATCTGATGGGGTACTTCGAGCACCAGCCGGGCCTGCATGTGGCGGGTCCGAGCACGCTGCGGATCCCTCGGGTGCCGCTCAAGCCGGGCGCGCACTACAAGATCCTGGTGCTGCTCAACGGGGGTGCGGAGGGCGACCGGGTCGCGGTGACCGGTGACCTGAAGGACGGTTCGCTGCACGAGAACCACAGTCTGACGCCGGACGAGAAGCCGCCCGCGTTCAGCCGGCAGGCCCGCTGGACCACGGTCGTCCTGGGCCTCGCGCTGATGGCCGCGGCCGTCCTGCCGCTGACGCTGCCCGCGCCGCTGCCGGACGACTGCGAGACGGGCACGCTGCGGCTCACGGGGTCGACCGCGTTCGCGCCCGTGCTGACGGAACTGGCGCGGAAGTACGAGGCCCACTGCGGAGACGAGCCGCGGATCACGGTCGCGGCGCACGGAAGCCGCACCGGGGTGCGGGAGTTGGCGCTGTCGGGCGGGAAGACGCAGGACGGCGCGGCGGCGGTCGCGTTCTCGGACGGGCCGCGTCCGGCGAGTTACACCCAGCTGAGCGAGAGCCGGATCGCGGTGTCGCTGTTCACGCTGGTCACGCATGACGACGTGAAACTGACGAACCTGTCGGTGGCGGACGTGCGGCGCCTGTACCGCGGGGAGATCGGCAACTGGAGCGAGTTGGGCGGCCCGGATCTGCCCGTCGTCCTCGTGAGCCGCACCTCGGGCTCCGGCACCCGGTCCGCGCTGACCGAGCGGGTGCTCGGGGGCCGGGACGAGCCGCCGGCCTCCTCGGACGACTGCGTGAACCGCACAGTGCGGGACGCGCCCGTCCTGCGCTGCGAGCTCGACTCGACGGAGCAGGTGCTCGACACGGTGGCCCGGACGCCGGGCGCGCTCGGCTACGCGGAGCTGCGGGCCGCCTCGCCGCCGGACGCCCCGCACGGGCTGCACCGGCTCACGCTCGACGGCCGGGCGCCGAACCCGGACCGGCTGGACACCGGCGGCTACCCGTACCGGGAGATCGAGTACGCGTACACGTACGGGCGGCCGCCCGCGGACTCGCTGGCGTCGAGCTTCCTCGCGTACGCGGTCGACAACGGGACGGGCAAGGGGGTCGTCGCGACGCACGGGCACCTGCCGTGCGGGACGCCGGTGGGGCTGCGGGTGTGCGGGAGGGCCGACTGA
- a CDS encoding DUF6629 family protein: MCWSATADLVAGGAITAVGVVCVARAARVRPRAVPLAALPLLLGAHQLIEAAVWHAGGGTGAATLAWAVIALPLLPLWVPLAVWWAVSGAARRRLWLPVAVGAVTSVVLAGVLATHTVTAEIRGHTMAYAIGLPHAAWLIGGYLVATIGALLLSGERALVLLGALVGAGAAVCAALWRWEFVSTWCACAALCSVLLLGWVRRGVPAAPRSTNSPPVPRS, encoded by the coding sequence ATGTGCTGGAGTGCGACGGCCGATCTGGTGGCGGGCGGTGCGATCACCGCGGTCGGGGTCGTGTGTGTGGCCCGTGCGGCGCGGGTGCGGCCCCGGGCCGTGCCGCTCGCCGCGCTGCCGCTGCTGCTCGGCGCGCATCAGCTGATCGAGGCCGCGGTCTGGCACGCGGGCGGCGGCACCGGTGCGGCGACGCTGGCCTGGGCGGTGATCGCGCTGCCGCTGCTGCCCCTGTGGGTGCCGCTCGCGGTGTGGTGGGCGGTGTCCGGCGCGGCCCGGCGCCGGCTGTGGCTGCCGGTGGCCGTCGGGGCGGTGACCTCGGTGGTCCTCGCCGGGGTGCTGGCCACACACACGGTGACCGCCGAGATCCGCGGCCACACCATGGCGTACGCGATCGGCCTGCCGCACGCGGCCTGGCTGATCGGCGGCTATCTGGTGGCGACGATCGGCGCCCTGCTGCTGTCCGGTGAGCGGGCGCTGGTGCTGCTCGGCGCTCTCGTGGGGGCCGGTGCGGCGGTGTGCGCGGCGCTGTGGCGCTGGGAGTTCGTCTCGACGTGGTGCGCGTGCGCGGCGCTGTGCTCGGTGCTGCTGCTCGGCTGGGTCCGGCGCGGGGTTCCCGCGGCGCCGAGGAGCACGAACTCCCCGCCCGTTCCCCGTAGTTGA
- a CDS encoding GPI anchored serine-threonine rich family protein, with protein MRRTGFLSLVAAPLLALAPPPGPEQALSVTAPAAASVHPAGGTLFVAWRNATGQELDMWLVRGETERVVRLASKLSAATAGETATVLPSVPDGDGYAIELVSRDGSGRAYSGTFAVGPTVRGLSARRPGGAG; from the coding sequence ATGCGCCGCACCGGATTCCTGTCCCTCGTCGCCGCTCCCCTGCTGGCCCTGGCCCCACCACCGGGGCCGGAGCAGGCGCTGTCCGTGACGGCCCCGGCCGCCGCCTCCGTGCATCCGGCGGGCGGCACGCTGTTCGTCGCCTGGCGCAACGCCACAGGGCAGGAGCTCGACATGTGGCTGGTGCGGGGCGAGACGGAGCGGGTGGTGCGGCTGGCCTCGAAGCTGTCCGCCGCCACGGCGGGCGAGACCGCGACCGTGCTGCCTTCCGTGCCGGACGGCGACGGCTACGCGATCGAGCTGGTGAGCCGGGACGGTTCCGGACGGGCTTACAGCGGCACGTTCGCCGTGGGGCCCACGGTGCGCGGCCTGTCGGCGCGGCGTCCGGGCGGCGCCGGCTGA
- a CDS encoding DinB family protein — MSETEQKADLRRYLQEARDSLLWKLEGLSDYDVRRPLTPTGTNLLGLVKHLTYVELGYLCATFGREHGETLDDPEQDMFAAADETREQIVDRYRRAWVHADAAIEELALDTVGSVPWWPKERAEVTFHHVLVRVLADAQHHAGHADILREGLDGAVGWRRDNDALGTTDLDERAAYHARLEEIARRADPSSAPPG; from the coding sequence ATGAGCGAAACCGAACAGAAGGCCGACCTGCGCCGCTATCTGCAGGAGGCCCGGGACTCCCTCCTGTGGAAGCTGGAGGGCCTCTCCGACTACGACGTACGGCGCCCGCTGACCCCCACCGGCACGAACCTGCTGGGCCTGGTCAAGCATCTGACCTATGTGGAACTCGGCTATCTCTGCGCCACGTTCGGGCGCGAGCACGGCGAGACGCTCGACGATCCCGAGCAGGACATGTTCGCGGCCGCCGACGAGACGCGCGAGCAGATCGTGGACCGCTACCGGCGCGCCTGGGTCCACGCCGACGCCGCCATCGAGGAGCTGGCGCTCGACACCGTCGGCAGCGTCCCCTGGTGGCCGAAGGAGCGCGCCGAGGTCACCTTCCACCACGTGCTGGTCCGCGTGCTCGCCGACGCCCAGCACCACGCCGGTCACGCCGACATCCTGCGCGAGGGGCTCGACGGGGCTGTGGGCTGGCGCCGGGACAACGACGCGCTGGGGACCACCGACCTCGACGAGCGGGCCGCGTACCACGCCCGTCTGGAGGAGATCGCCCGCCGGGCGGACCCCTCGTCGGCCCCACCCGGCTGA
- the glsA gene encoding glutaminase A: MGNEQQDRPGDPLTALLDQVRLRLRDLDDGEPASYIPELGRVDPDLFGLSLCALDGQVYASGDTTTPFTVQSVSKPFVFALALADHGLENVLARVGAEPSGEAFNSIRLEPVTGRPPNPMVNAGAIVTSSLVAGDGPDERSARILEGLSAFAGRPLKVDEAVFASERATGDRNRALAYLMHNAGSLTGDVEEQLAVYFRQCSVLVTCEDLAVMHATLAGGGVNPVTGDRVVAPRHAQHVLAVMATCGMYDASGQWMLQVGMPAKSGVSGAIGVALPGQFGIGVFSPPLEEKGNSVRGIAACHLISDQFGLHLMRATVPQRRPLPPRSLHPAPLRSLRHRPRSQREALDARPDRIRVHVLQGDLDFATAEQTLRAARELPGAVSWFVLDLTRVGRVETVAADLLRALGEDLRTRGTRMVLADPDERQAMARPADEFPDLGRALESCEDGLLAELGLDPDAPVPLADCDLFGRADARVRAALADAFDTLRLPEGETVEPPGARLSGRIVLWYVESGRLAVCADSVSTVRTWSAGPGAALTPADFPARMSRQVLAERDTVCRTLTAEGLMRLRASVPEAVAVLERAPLEGAETVDRADTA; encoded by the coding sequence ATGGGAAACGAGCAGCAGGACCGGCCCGGCGACCCCCTGACCGCCCTCCTCGACCAGGTGCGGCTGCGGCTGCGCGACCTCGACGACGGCGAGCCCGCCTCGTACATCCCGGAGCTTGGCCGCGTCGACCCCGACCTGTTCGGGCTGAGCCTGTGCGCGCTCGACGGGCAGGTGTACGCCAGCGGTGACACCACGACGCCGTTCACCGTGCAGTCGGTGTCGAAGCCGTTCGTGTTCGCCCTCGCGCTCGCCGACCACGGTCTGGAGAACGTGCTGGCCCGCGTCGGCGCCGAGCCCAGCGGTGAGGCGTTCAACTCCATCCGCCTGGAGCCTGTCACCGGGCGGCCGCCGAACCCGATGGTCAACGCCGGGGCCATCGTGACCAGTTCGCTCGTCGCGGGGGACGGTCCCGACGAGCGTTCGGCCCGCATCCTGGAAGGCCTGAGCGCCTTCGCGGGCCGCCCGCTCAAGGTCGACGAGGCTGTCTTCGCGTCCGAGCGAGCGACCGGTGACCGCAACCGCGCCCTCGCCTACCTCATGCACAACGCGGGCTCCCTCACCGGCGACGTGGAGGAACAGCTCGCCGTCTACTTCCGGCAGTGCTCCGTCCTCGTGACCTGCGAGGACCTCGCCGTCATGCACGCCACGCTCGCCGGCGGCGGCGTCAACCCCGTCACCGGCGACCGTGTCGTCGCCCCGCGCCACGCCCAGCACGTCCTCGCCGTGATGGCGACGTGCGGCATGTACGACGCCTCGGGCCAGTGGATGCTCCAGGTGGGGATGCCCGCCAAGAGCGGGGTCTCCGGCGCGATCGGCGTGGCGCTGCCCGGCCAGTTCGGCATCGGCGTGTTCAGCCCGCCCCTGGAGGAGAAGGGCAACAGCGTGCGCGGCATCGCCGCCTGCCACCTCATCTCCGACCAGTTCGGGCTGCACCTGATGCGGGCCACCGTGCCGCAGCGCCGTCCGCTGCCGCCGCGCTCCCTGCACCCCGCGCCGCTGCGCTCGCTGCGGCACCGCCCGCGCTCCCAGCGCGAGGCGCTCGACGCCCGCCCCGACCGCATCCGGGTGCACGTCCTCCAGGGCGACCTGGACTTCGCCACCGCCGAGCAGACCCTGCGGGCCGCACGCGAACTGCCCGGCGCCGTCTCCTGGTTCGTCCTCGACCTGACCCGCGTCGGCCGCGTCGAGACCGTCGCCGCCGACCTGCTGCGCGCCCTCGGCGAGGACCTGCGCACCCGGGGCACCCGCATGGTGCTCGCGGACCCCGACGAGCGGCAGGCCATGGCCCGCCCCGCCGACGAGTTCCCCGACCTCGGCCGCGCCCTGGAGTCCTGCGAGGACGGGCTGCTCGCCGAACTCGGGCTCGACCCCGACGCGCCCGTGCCGCTCGCCGACTGCGACCTGTTCGGCCGCGCCGACGCCCGGGTCCGCGCCGCCCTCGCCGACGCCTTCGACACCCTGCGCCTGCCCGAGGGCGAGACCGTCGAGCCGCCGGGCGCCCGGCTCAGCGGCCGCATCGTGCTCTGGTACGTCGAGTCGGGCCGGCTCGCCGTGTGCGCCGACTCCGTCTCCACGGTCCGCACCTGGTCCGCCGGGCCCGGGGCCGCGCTCACCCCCGCCGACTTCCCGGCCCGCATGTCCCGCCAGGTTCTCGCCGAACGCGACACGGTGTGCCGCACGCTCACCGCCGAGGGCCTCATGCGGCTGCGCGCCAGCGTGCCGGAGGCGGTCGCGGTTCTGGAGCGGGCGCCGTTGGAGGGCGCGGAGACCGTCGACCGGGCGGACACCGCCTGA
- a CDS encoding ABC transporter substrate-binding protein, translating into MRRLPAVLAAAALLTFATGCGSLAPPGEQSAAAPRLVDDRPVRDGGTAVVGLKSDPDMLDPSLTGTLVARTVFTSMCEQLYDVDRHNRFVPQLASSMPKITDGGRTFTFDVREDARFSDGAKLDAKAVKTSLDRHLHLKGSGRASEIDSVDKVEAIGPYTVRLTLKHADTPLLGRLANTAGLIMSPKALAKYGKNFATHPSCVGPFKYEKRVIGDRIELKKDPLYYDADRVHLDGVVYKTITDGNIRLANLRSGDVQTGDQMGPVEVRSALGDKDLQVLNTPSLGYMAITVNVGNDNGIDGKPGKVDTPFARDVRVREAFDLSLDRELINKVVFQGMYAPACGPVPPGTPLSTPTTCQKRDVAKAKKLLEEAGVKTPVPLELMINTTPEDARFGQVVQAMAKEAGFDVKLQPTEFATGLQRTYAGDFQARTGGWGGQPDPAGNIDSLVGTKGSNNQGQLSDPEIDRLIAAGRSTSDPAKRKEIYRELTEAINRQHSVIYTYRNINYAVAAQDISGISLSGDGLIRMKEAGYVKGGDK; encoded by the coding sequence GTGCGTCGCCTACCCGCCGTGCTCGCGGCGGCCGCATTGCTGACGTTCGCCACAGGCTGCGGCTCACTCGCCCCGCCCGGAGAACAGAGCGCCGCCGCTCCCCGTCTCGTCGACGACCGGCCGGTCCGCGACGGCGGAACCGCTGTCGTCGGGCTCAAGTCGGACCCCGACATGCTCGACCCCAGCCTGACGGGCACGCTCGTCGCGCGCACCGTGTTCACGTCGATGTGCGAGCAGCTCTACGACGTGGACCGGCACAACCGGTTCGTGCCCCAGCTGGCCTCCTCGATGCCGAAGATCACCGACGGCGGCCGCACCTTCACCTTCGACGTGCGCGAGGACGCACGCTTCAGCGACGGCGCCAAGCTCGACGCGAAGGCCGTGAAGACCTCCCTCGACCGGCACCTCCACCTCAAGGGCTCCGGACGCGCCTCCGAGATCGACTCCGTCGACAAGGTCGAGGCCATCGGCCCGTACACCGTGCGCCTCACGCTCAAGCACGCGGACACCCCGCTGCTCGGCCGGCTCGCCAACACCGCGGGCCTGATCATGTCGCCGAAGGCCCTCGCGAAGTACGGCAAGAACTTCGCGACGCACCCCTCGTGCGTCGGCCCGTTCAAGTACGAGAAGCGCGTCATCGGCGACCGCATCGAGCTCAAGAAGGACCCGCTCTACTACGACGCGGACCGGGTCCACCTCGACGGCGTGGTCTACAAGACCATCACCGACGGCAACATCCGCCTGGCCAACCTGCGCTCCGGCGACGTCCAGACCGGCGACCAGATGGGCCCCGTCGAGGTGCGCAGCGCCCTCGGCGACAAGGACCTCCAGGTCCTCAACACGCCCTCGCTCGGCTACATGGCCATCACCGTCAACGTCGGCAACGACAACGGCATCGACGGCAAGCCCGGCAAGGTCGACACCCCCTTCGCCCGGGACGTCCGTGTCCGCGAGGCCTTCGACCTCTCCCTCGACCGCGAACTGATCAACAAGGTCGTCTTCCAGGGCATGTACGCGCCCGCCTGCGGCCCCGTACCGCCGGGCACTCCGCTCTCCACGCCCACGACCTGCCAGAAGCGGGACGTCGCGAAGGCGAAGAAGCTCCTCGAGGAGGCCGGCGTCAAGACGCCCGTGCCGCTCGAGCTGATGATCAACACGACGCCCGAGGACGCCCGGTTCGGCCAGGTCGTCCAGGCCATGGCCAAGGAGGCCGGCTTCGACGTGAAGCTCCAGCCGACCGAGTTCGCCACCGGCCTGCAGCGCACCTACGCCGGTGACTTCCAGGCCCGCACCGGCGGCTGGGGCGGTCAGCCCGACCCCGCCGGCAACATCGACAGCCTCGTCGGCACCAAGGGCAGCAACAACCAGGGCCAGCTCTCCGACCCGGAGATCGACCGCCTCATCGCCGCCGGACGCTCCACCTCCGACCCGGCGAAGCGCAAGGAGATCTACCGCGAGCTGACCGAGGCGATCAACCGGCAGCACTCGGTGATCTACACCTACCGCAACATCAACTACGCGGTCGCCGCCCAGGACATCAGCGGCATCTCCCTGTCCGGCGACGGCCTCATCCGCATGAAGGAAGCCGGATACGTGAAGGGCGGTGACAAGTGA
- a CDS encoding ABC transporter permease, which translates to MGTVRGYLSSYPARRIGQSLLTLVLVSITVFAGVRAMPGDTAQAMAGEQSSPEVLAAIREEYGLNDNIVVQYWNYVRHAVTGDFGTSARSGLPVLDSILDALPITLELAALALLLAVVLGIGAGIVAAVRRGKPEEWLANAVALLGMSVPTFWLGMLLVLAFAIAMPVFAASGFVPFGQDPVENIRRLVLPAIVLGSGLAAVVMRQTRAAMLDALSSDYVRTARAKGLSARTVIGRHALRNSLVTVITVLGLQLGMLISGAVVTEQVFVLPGFGKLTIDAVFTRDYAMVQGVVLFTSAAYILINLLVDLLYSVVDPRIRLGGSR; encoded by the coding sequence ATGGGTACCGTCCGCGGATACCTGAGCTCCTACCCGGCGCGCCGCATCGGGCAGTCGCTGCTGACCCTCGTCCTCGTCTCGATCACGGTCTTCGCCGGCGTGCGCGCCATGCCCGGCGACACCGCCCAGGCCATGGCCGGCGAACAGTCATCGCCCGAGGTCCTCGCCGCCATCCGCGAGGAGTACGGCCTCAACGACAACATCGTCGTGCAGTACTGGAACTACGTACGGCACGCGGTCACGGGCGACTTCGGCACCTCCGCGCGCAGCGGACTGCCCGTCCTTGACTCGATCCTCGACGCGCTGCCCATCACCCTCGAACTAGCCGCGCTCGCCCTCCTCCTGGCGGTCGTGCTCGGCATCGGCGCCGGCATCGTCGCCGCCGTGCGGCGCGGCAAGCCCGAGGAGTGGCTGGCCAACGCCGTCGCCCTCCTCGGCATGTCCGTCCCCACCTTCTGGCTCGGCATGCTCCTCGTGCTCGCCTTCGCGATCGCGATGCCGGTCTTCGCCGCCTCCGGCTTCGTGCCGTTCGGCCAGGACCCGGTGGAGAACATCCGGCGCCTCGTGCTGCCCGCGATCGTCCTCGGCTCCGGCCTCGCCGCCGTCGTGATGCGCCAGACCCGCGCCGCGATGCTCGACGCCCTGTCCTCCGACTACGTGCGCACCGCCCGCGCCAAGGGCCTCTCCGCGCGCACCGTCATCGGCCGCCACGCCCTGCGCAACTCGCTCGTCACCGTCATCACGGTGCTCGGCCTGCAGCTCGGCATGCTCATCTCCGGCGCCGTCGTCACCGAGCAGGTCTTCGTCCTGCCCGGCTTCGGAAAGCTCACCATCGACGCGGTCTTCACCCGAGACTACGCGATGGTCCAGGGCGTCGTGCTCTTCACCTCGGCCGCCTACATCCTGATCAACCTGCTCGTCGACCTCCTCTACTCGGTCGTCGACCCCCGCATCCGGCTGGGAGGCTCCCGATGA
- a CDS encoding ABC transporter permease — protein MTALDTAAAPTKAPTAPVADKHPGRAASLWRKLRRNKLALTGTVLAALFVLVALLSGILTPYDPAQPDFDNALAAPSGAHWLGTDDLGRDQLSRVLVGVTASMQVGVLAVVLAFVVAVPLGLLAGYFGKFADTVVSRLTDTMLAFPFLVLAVGLAAVLGPSLKNATIAIGISQIPAIVRITRAETLRLKHLDYVGAAIANGAGNGTILFRHILPNATSALIVQATVGIPSAIIGEAVLSFLGLGVQPPSPSLGVMLSSAQPFIADAPWMAVFPGLVIVLATLAFNLLGDGVRDILDPRGGSR, from the coding sequence ATGACGGCCCTCGACACCGCCGCCGCGCCCACGAAGGCGCCGACCGCGCCCGTCGCCGATAAGCACCCCGGGCGGGCCGCGAGCCTGTGGCGCAAGCTGCGCCGCAACAAGCTCGCCCTCACCGGCACCGTGCTCGCCGCGCTCTTCGTCCTCGTCGCACTGCTCTCCGGGATCCTCACCCCGTACGACCCGGCGCAGCCCGACTTCGACAACGCGCTCGCCGCGCCCAGCGGCGCCCACTGGCTCGGCACGGACGACCTGGGACGCGACCAGCTGTCCCGCGTCCTCGTCGGAGTCACCGCGTCGATGCAGGTCGGCGTCCTCGCCGTCGTGCTCGCGTTCGTGGTCGCCGTGCCGCTCGGCCTGCTCGCCGGCTACTTCGGCAAGTTCGCCGACACGGTCGTCTCGCGGCTCACCGACACGATGCTCGCGTTCCCCTTCCTGGTGCTCGCCGTCGGCCTCGCCGCCGTTCTCGGCCCGTCCCTGAAGAACGCCACCATCGCCATCGGCATCTCGCAGATCCCCGCGATCGTGCGCATCACCCGCGCCGAGACACTGCGCCTCAAGCACCTCGACTACGTGGGCGCCGCCATCGCCAACGGCGCGGGCAACGGCACCATCCTCTTCCGCCACATCCTGCCGAACGCGACCTCCGCGCTCATCGTGCAGGCGACCGTCGGCATCCCGTCGGCGATCATCGGCGAGGCCGTGCTCAGCTTCCTCGGCCTCGGCGTCCAGCCCCCGTCGCCCTCGCTCGGCGTGATGCTGTCCTCCGCCCAGCCGTTCATCGCCGACGCCCCCTGGATGGCCGTCTTCCCCGGCCTCGTCATCGTGCTCGCCACGCTGGCGTTCAACCTGCTCGGCGACGGCGTCCGCGACATCCTCGACCCCCGTGGAGGCTCCCGGTGA